The proteins below come from a single Candidatus Didemnitutus sp. genomic window:
- a CDS encoding ABC-2 family transporter protein, with protein sequence MFGSLGKYFAAFTVGLQSNLIYRVNFAVRGFFSFFHLIVVFILWGAAYAGNPSIGGFSLGQTITYFVALIVVQFMIGAFNEDYQIAEEIRNGLINQFLLKPVNYFAYRFSIYLAARLVTGLLILLPLVVFYPLLRDHLTLPHQLWPYLYAIPALLMSALIQFGIAYCFGMLTFWFLEIQGFVILSMALESVLGGQIFPLDLLPKWLFGLSAGLPYFYQMYFPVALLTGRITDPVEAGHMLKIQVFWVVAILALGQLLWRRGLRLHTAVGG encoded by the coding sequence ATGTTCGGCTCCCTGGGCAAATACTTCGCCGCGTTCACCGTCGGGCTCCAAAGCAACCTGATCTACCGGGTGAACTTCGCCGTGCGCGGGTTCTTTTCGTTCTTCCATCTCATCGTCGTGTTCATCCTCTGGGGCGCGGCCTACGCAGGGAATCCCTCGATCGGCGGCTTCAGCCTCGGGCAGACGATCACCTACTTCGTGGCGTTGATCGTCGTGCAGTTCATGATCGGCGCGTTCAACGAGGACTACCAGATCGCCGAGGAAATCCGGAACGGACTCATCAATCAGTTCCTGCTGAAACCGGTGAATTACTTCGCCTACCGCTTCAGCATCTACCTCGCGGCGCGGCTCGTGACCGGGTTGCTGATTCTGCTCCCGCTCGTGGTGTTCTATCCGTTGCTGCGCGACCACCTCACGCTGCCGCACCAGCTCTGGCCCTATCTCTATGCGATTCCGGCGCTGCTGATGTCGGCGCTGATTCAGTTCGGCATTGCCTACTGCTTCGGGATGCTGACGTTCTGGTTCCTCGAAATCCAGGGCTTCGTGATCCTGTCGATGGCACTGGAGTCGGTGCTCGGCGGACAGATTTTCCCACTCGATCTGCTGCCGAAATGGCTGTTCGGCCTGTCGGCCGGTCTGCCGTATTTCTATCAGATGTATTTCCCGGTCGCGTTGCTCACCGGGCGTATCACCGATCCGGTCGAGGCCGGACACATGCTGAAGATCCAGGTCTTCTGGGTCGTAGCGATCCTCGCGCTTGGACAACTGTTGTGGCGCCGCGGCCTGCGCCTGCACACCGCCGTCGGCGGCTGA
- a CDS encoding alginate lyase family protein — protein sequence MLFLALLTAATVTEFDLRAAERARAVQAAEVALTHEPRTLTSVRNPRSAGGPHDFSSEGDYWWPDPQKPAGPYIRRDGLTNPDNFVAHRNLMFGLARDVGALVAAWDLTHEERFAVAAARHLRTWFVDPATRMNPNLVYAQAIQGVATGRGIGIIDTVHLAEVALAIEALRGSPALKPEDDAALTQWFRDYLHWMRTHPYGLDEAKQENNHGTCWVLQAACFARLTRDAAALTECRERFRRDLLTQMALDGSFPRELARTKPYGYAIFNLDVMAATAVVLSTPTENLMRATLPDGRGMLRAVGWLAPFLADKSRWPKAPDVMYWNDWPIRQPALLFGALAGCDAEWLALWQRLPADSPVEEVQRNFPVRYPTLWLRPAPAQ from the coding sequence ATGCTGTTTCTCGCCCTGCTGACTGCCGCCACCGTCACGGAATTCGATCTGCGCGCTGCGGAGCGCGCGCGGGCGGTGCAGGCGGCGGAAGTCGCCCTCACGCACGAGCCGCGCACGCTCACGAGCGTGCGGAATCCGCGCAGTGCGGGCGGTCCGCACGATTTCTCCTCCGAGGGCGATTATTGGTGGCCCGATCCGCAGAAGCCCGCCGGACCCTACATCCGTCGCGACGGACTGACGAATCCCGACAACTTCGTCGCGCACCGGAACCTGATGTTCGGTCTGGCGCGCGACGTCGGCGCGCTGGTCGCCGCGTGGGATCTCACGCACGAGGAGCGCTTCGCGGTCGCGGCGGCGCGGCATCTGCGCACGTGGTTCGTCGATCCGGCGACGCGCATGAACCCGAATCTGGTCTACGCGCAGGCCATCCAGGGCGTGGCAACCGGGCGCGGCATCGGCATCATCGACACCGTGCATCTCGCCGAGGTCGCGCTCGCGATCGAGGCTTTGCGCGGATCGCCGGCGCTGAAGCCGGAGGACGATGCGGCGCTCACGCAGTGGTTCCGCGACTACCTGCACTGGATGCGCACGCATCCCTACGGTCTCGACGAGGCGAAACAGGAGAACAATCACGGCACCTGCTGGGTGTTGCAGGCGGCGTGTTTCGCGCGCCTGACGCGCGATGCGGCGGCGTTGACCGAGTGCCGCGAGCGCTTCCGCCGCGATCTCCTCACGCAAATGGCGCTCGACGGGAGTTTCCCGCGCGAACTCGCGCGCACGAAACCCTACGGCTACGCGATCTTCAACCTCGACGTGATGGCCGCCACCGCGGTGGTGTTGTCCACGCCGACGGAGAACCTCATGCGCGCGACGCTGCCCGACGGACGCGGCATGCTGCGCGCGGTCGGCTGGTTGGCGCCGTTCCTCGCGGACAAGTCGCGGTGGCCGAAGGCGCCGGACGTGATGTATTGGAACGATTGGCCGATTCGTCAGCCGGCGCTGCTCTTCGGCGCGCTGGCGGGGTGCGACGCGGAATGGCTGGCGCTCTGGCAACGCCTCCCGGCGGACTCACCGGTCGAGGAAGTGCAGCGGAATTTTCCCGTGCGCTACCCGACGCTGTGGCTGCGGCCCGCGCCGGCACAATGA
- the rnc gene encoding ribonuclease III, with protein MPHIAKLAALQKRLGYTFRNPALLGEALRHASFLQDRPNDGAHNQRLEFLGDSVLHFILTDALFRQFTAEREGVLSRRRAGLTKGEFLSQLARDLGVDAAVQLGQSEEDAGGRGRASILEDALEAIVGAIYLDSDFATVQAVVTQWYGSIPERLALSEGKENPKGQLQEMVQPVHGNGALRYDVVNATGPKHAREYEVSVFLNDQFLGGGKGSSKKAAEEEAARVALIRLRQSGATEAKP; from the coding sequence ATGCCGCATATCGCCAAGCTCGCCGCGCTGCAAAAACGCCTCGGCTACACCTTCCGTAATCCCGCATTGCTGGGCGAAGCGCTGCGTCACGCCTCCTTCCTGCAGGATCGTCCCAACGACGGCGCGCACAACCAGCGGCTCGAATTCCTCGGCGATTCAGTGCTCCATTTCATCCTCACGGACGCACTGTTCCGGCAATTCACCGCGGAGCGCGAAGGCGTGCTCAGCCGGCGCCGCGCCGGGTTGACCAAGGGCGAGTTTCTCAGCCAGCTCGCGCGCGATCTCGGCGTCGATGCCGCCGTGCAGCTCGGTCAAAGCGAGGAGGACGCCGGCGGGCGCGGCCGCGCGTCGATTCTCGAGGACGCGCTCGAGGCGATCGTCGGCGCCATCTACCTCGACAGTGATTTCGCGACCGTGCAGGCCGTCGTGACCCAATGGTATGGCTCCATCCCGGAGCGCCTCGCCTTGAGCGAGGGAAAGGAAAACCCCAAGGGCCAACTCCAGGAAATGGTGCAGCCCGTGCACGGCAACGGCGCGTTGCGCTACGACGTCGTGAACGCCACCGGCCCGAAACACGCGCGCGAATACGAAGTCAGTGTCTTCCTGAACGACCAATTCCTTGGCGGCGGCAAGGGCTCCTCGAAAAAGGCGGCCGAAGAAGAGGCGGCGCGCGTGGCACTGATCAGGTTGCGCCAATCCGGCGCGACCGAAGCGAAACCGTAG
- a CDS encoding gluconokinase, translated as MSALLPRILLIMGVAGSGKTTLGQRAAAALGWPYFEADDFHSAANKAKMASGLPLNDDDRAPWLDAIRAKMNATIDAGQSAVFTCSALKEKYRAVLAGDAKHPVTIVFLHGDYETILARVSRRKGHFMKAELVRSQFEALEHPKDALELDIRESPAVLLEKILATVR; from the coding sequence GTGTCCGCTCTCCTTCCCCGCATCCTCCTCATCATGGGCGTCGCCGGCTCCGGCAAGACGACGCTCGGCCAACGCGCCGCAGCCGCGCTCGGCTGGCCGTATTTCGAGGCGGACGATTTTCATTCCGCGGCCAACAAGGCCAAGATGGCGAGCGGCCTGCCGTTGAACGACGACGACCGCGCCCCATGGCTCGACGCGATCCGCGCGAAGATGAACGCCACGATCGATGCGGGCCAGAGCGCGGTCTTCACCTGCTCCGCACTGAAGGAAAAATACCGCGCTGTGCTCGCCGGCGACGCGAAGCACCCGGTGACGATCGTATTCCTCCACGGCGACTACGAAACGATCCTGGCGCGCGTGAGCCGACGCAAAGGCCACTTCATGAAGGCCGAGCTGGTGCGGAGCCAATTCGAGGCGCTCGAGCATCCGAAGGACGCGCTCGAACTCGACATCCGCGAATCGCCCGCAGTGCTGTTGGAAAAGATTCTCGCCACGGTGCGCTGA
- a CDS encoding DUF362 domain-containing protein codes for MKTSRRDFLKTGLALAATVSAGRFTRALAADVPAAPRTILAAVRDGTRTAMLDRALAELGGLSQFVRPGQTVLIKPNIGWDVAPDLGANTHPELVGHLVKLCRDAGAKSVSVFDHTCDQWQRCYATSGIEPAVRDAGGIVVTGDDHALYRPVEIPRGVKLKSAEVHSLVLDSDVFINVPVLKHHSGSLMTGAAKNLMGVVWDRRFYHRNDLHQCIADFLTFRKPDLNIVDAYHPMVRNGPRGRAADDVVELRSLLASTDIVAVDTAAARLLNQNPADIRHIGLAAAHGVGTTNLDALDIRRVKLA; via the coding sequence ATGAAGACCAGTCGCCGCGACTTCCTCAAAACCGGCCTGGCGCTCGCCGCGACCGTTTCCGCCGGTCGTTTCACCCGCGCCCTCGCCGCCGACGTCCCCGCCGCGCCGCGCACCATTCTCGCCGCCGTCCGCGACGGCACGCGCACCGCGATGCTCGACCGCGCCCTCGCCGAACTGGGCGGCCTCAGCCAGTTCGTTCGTCCGGGCCAGACCGTGTTGATCAAACCCAACATCGGTTGGGACGTCGCCCCCGACCTCGGCGCCAACACCCATCCCGAGCTCGTCGGGCACCTCGTGAAACTCTGCCGCGACGCCGGCGCGAAGTCCGTCAGCGTCTTCGACCACACCTGCGACCAATGGCAGCGCTGCTACGCCACCAGCGGCATCGAGCCGGCCGTGCGTGACGCCGGCGGCATTGTCGTCACCGGCGACGACCACGCACTCTACCGCCCGGTCGAGATCCCGCGCGGCGTGAAGCTCAAGTCCGCCGAAGTGCACTCCCTCGTCCTCGACAGCGATGTGTTCATCAACGTGCCCGTGCTCAAACACCACAGCGGCTCGCTCATGACCGGTGCCGCGAAGAACCTCATGGGCGTCGTCTGGGATCGCCGGTTCTACCATCGCAACGACCTGCACCAGTGCATCGCGGACTTCCTCACCTTCCGAAAGCCCGACCTCAACATCGTCGACGCCTACCACCCGATGGTGCGCAACGGACCGCGTGGCCGCGCCGCCGATGACGTCGTCGAACTCCGCAGCCTGCTCGCGTCGACCGACATCGTCGCCGTCGACACCGCCGCCGCGCGCCTGCTCAACCAAAATCCCGCCGACATACGCCACATCGGCCTGGCCGCCGCACACGGCGTCGGCACGACGAACCTCGACGCGCTCGACATTCGCCGCGTCAAGCTCGCCTGA
- a CDS encoding GreA/GreB family elongation factor encodes MSRAFTREDDARDVVIPRRISPLPPGARNYLTAAGAERLRGELKELTDRAPRLIAESADEGGRGADAKEELQRAEERIAYLQQSLATAEIATPPPPPHDVVRFGAVVTVRDAKGVVSTYHIVGVDETDLSADAVSWLSPIARALLNARLGQQVPFKFPSGATQLEITGIRY; translated from the coding sequence ATGAGCCGAGCTTTCACCCGTGAAGACGACGCGCGCGACGTCGTCATCCCGCGCCGGATTTCGCCGCTCCCGCCGGGAGCGCGCAATTATCTCACCGCCGCGGGGGCGGAGCGCTTGCGCGGCGAACTGAAAGAGCTCACCGACCGTGCGCCGCGCCTCATTGCGGAATCCGCCGATGAAGGCGGCCGCGGCGCCGACGCGAAGGAGGAGCTCCAGCGCGCCGAGGAGCGCATCGCCTATTTGCAGCAGAGCCTGGCGACCGCCGAAATCGCCACGCCGCCACCGCCGCCGCACGATGTGGTGCGTTTCGGTGCGGTCGTCACCGTGCGGGACGCGAAGGGCGTCGTGTCCACGTATCACATCGTGGGCGTGGATGAGACCGATCTCTCGGCGGACGCCGTGAGCTGGCTGTCGCCGATCGCGCGCGCGCTGCTCAATGCGCGGTTGGGGCAGCAGGTGCCGTTCAAGTTCCCGAGCGGCGCCACGCAGCTCGAGATCACCGGGATCCGTTACTGA
- a CDS encoding DUF4339 domain-containing protein, protein MSWHYAEGKEQRGPVSEGEILSLIANGRITRATLVWRQGMSAWQPAQDTELFGAPPLPADAASAPATHRCIITGKLYPASQIIQTPDGPVSHEGKDIYYQSRREGAPVPVAEGVSNARADGKYVVVPVANPKLPARCVKTNAPVTSTESKHKTLYWYPPLLALTILLNLLIFFILYLIFRKKIAIDIPISAAGRKIVRNHAFIAWGAVLLGLVCLVIAIAEPTLVALFLLTAPLIIGGLVYGAFKATLLRAAKLRNGEVWLAGASREFVESLPRYS, encoded by the coding sequence ATGAGCTGGCACTACGCTGAAGGCAAAGAGCAACGCGGCCCGGTTTCGGAAGGAGAGATTCTCTCCCTAATCGCAAACGGCCGCATCACCCGCGCGACGCTTGTCTGGCGCCAAGGCATGTCCGCATGGCAACCCGCGCAGGACACCGAGTTGTTCGGCGCGCCGCCGCTCCCGGCCGACGCCGCTTCCGCCCCCGCCACGCATCGCTGCATCATCACCGGCAAGCTCTACCCCGCGTCGCAAATCATCCAGACGCCCGACGGCCCCGTGTCGCACGAGGGTAAGGATATCTATTACCAATCCCGCCGCGAAGGCGCGCCGGTGCCCGTGGCCGAGGGCGTGAGCAACGCCCGCGCCGACGGCAAATACGTCGTCGTGCCGGTTGCCAACCCGAAACTGCCCGCGCGCTGCGTGAAGACCAACGCGCCCGTCACCTCCACCGAGTCCAAGCACAAGACGCTCTATTGGTATCCGCCGCTCCTCGCGCTCACGATTCTGCTCAATCTGCTGATCTTTTTCATTCTCTACCTGATTTTCCGGAAAAAGATCGCCATCGACATCCCGATCAGCGCCGCCGGCCGCAAGATCGTGCGCAACCACGCCTTCATCGCTTGGGGCGCGGTGCTGCTCGGCCTCGTCTGCCTCGTCATCGCCATTGCCGAGCCCACGCTTGTCGCGCTCTTCCTGCTGACTGCTCCGCTCATCATCGGCGGCCTGGTCTACGGCGCTTTCAAAGCCACCCTTCTCCGCGCCGCGAAACTCCGCAACGGCGAGGTTTGGCTCGCCGGCGCCTCGCGCGAATTTGTCGAATCGCTGCCGCGCTACTCGTGA
- a CDS encoding PD40 domain-containing protein, which produces MSPRRPALFVLTCTLALTTRFVAAENAPAEPPREWIDPATGHRVIRLTDEPGSNSFYFNFNAFSPDGRWMVYTTPKGGISALELATRHAKKLVDGPARTIVVSHRTSTLFYSHPASAEHPASVWKCDIDTGESRKLVDLPPRATVVAINADDTLGAGTYIEGDADADGAYDGKPHTGGSRLSPVNQGEPANKSEMMTRRLNAKLPMTLFTIDLATGKLTKLLEHDTNWLNHLQFSPTDPTLLLYCHEGHWQLVDRIWTIRTDGTQKQLIHRRTMQMEIAGHEWWGADGQTIYYQLHFPRGGRTSFIASYNVATRERTWLQYDAATQSSIHDNSSPDQKLFCGDGDNQSPWIFLFRPKLVTDRGTLGENLIRGGYVESEKLVDMSKHNYRLEPNPMFTPDQKFIIFRSNILGPDYAFAVEIARAAGH; this is translated from the coding sequence ATGTCGCCCCGCCGCCCCGCTCTCTTCGTCCTCACCTGCACGCTCGCGCTCACCACCCGCTTCGTTGCCGCTGAAAACGCTCCCGCCGAGCCTCCGCGCGAGTGGATCGATCCCGCCACCGGCCACCGCGTCATCCGCCTCACCGACGAGCCGGGCTCGAACAGTTTTTATTTCAACTTCAACGCCTTCAGCCCCGACGGACGCTGGATGGTCTACACGACCCCGAAAGGCGGCATCTCCGCCCTCGAGCTCGCCACACGCCACGCCAAGAAACTCGTCGACGGCCCCGCGCGCACCATCGTCGTGAGCCACCGCACCTCGACGCTCTTCTACTCCCACCCGGCGTCGGCAGAACACCCTGCTTCCGTCTGGAAATGCGACATCGACACCGGCGAGTCGCGTAAACTCGTCGACCTCCCGCCCCGCGCCACCGTCGTCGCGATCAACGCCGACGACACGCTCGGCGCCGGCACCTACATCGAGGGCGACGCCGACGCCGATGGCGCCTACGACGGCAAGCCGCACACCGGTGGCTCGCGCCTGTCGCCCGTCAACCAAGGCGAGCCCGCCAACAAATCCGAGATGATGACGCGCCGCCTCAACGCGAAGCTCCCGATGACGCTCTTCACCATCGATCTCGCGACCGGCAAGCTCACGAAGCTCCTCGAGCACGATACCAACTGGCTCAACCACCTCCAGTTCTCGCCCACCGATCCCACGCTGCTCCTCTACTGCCACGAAGGCCACTGGCAGCTCGTCGACCGCATTTGGACCATCCGCACCGACGGCACGCAAAAACAGCTGATTCACCGCCGCACCATGCAAATGGAGATCGCCGGCCACGAATGGTGGGGCGCGGACGGCCAGACGATCTACTACCAACTCCACTTCCCGCGCGGCGGCCGCACCTCGTTCATCGCCAGCTACAACGTCGCGACCCGCGAACGCACCTGGCTGCAATACGATGCGGCGACGCAATCCTCCATCCACGACAATTCCTCGCCCGACCAGAAACTCTTCTGCGGCGACGGCGACAACCAGTCGCCCTGGATATTTCTCTTTCGCCCGAAGCTCGTGACCGATCGCGGCACTCTCGGCGAAAACCTCATTCGCGGCGGCTACGTCGAGTCCGAAAAGCTCGTCGACATGTCGAAACACAACTACCGCCTCGAGCCGAACCCCATGTTCACGCCCGATCAGAAGTTCATCATCTTTCGCTCGAACATCCTCGGCCCCGACTACGCCTTCGCCGTCGAGATTGCGCGCGCCGCCGGCCACTGA
- a CDS encoding 4Fe-4S binding protein, with the protein MRRWLKPLRVLLAVVFFGVLSAAFLDFRGLMPTRLAHAFAAMQLGPATLAAVAGSALAAGSVALLLIVTLLFGRVYCSVICPLGILQDAIARLRPRRRTATRFAPENKTIRYGFLTSALLAVALGATGVAFTLLDPYSHFGRITATLGRTALVIGNNTLVPAAQTLGWQALYRVPPPAPPLGLVLFATIAAVTVAALALWRGRIYCNTVCPVGTILGLLSRVSAFRLTIDPAACTKCADCLRACKAQCIDLRAGRVDASRCVACANCLSACRHGGIAYRFAWRRTQRAPDPQRRALVAGALAVPPLAALQAVAAAPRRAPVAPPGAHSATRLLDRCTGCQLCVTACPTQVLQPAVFDYGWLGFAKPHLDFERAFCNFDCHRCGDVCPTGAILPLALADKRLTSVGTAQFERSRCIVETDGTDCAACSEHCPTKAVNTVPFRDNLRLPAVNESLCIGCGACEFACPVRPQRAITVTARATHTRAAQAVEARPQLPKPTGDFPF; encoded by the coding sequence GTGCGCCGCTGGCTGAAACCGCTCCGCGTCCTCCTCGCAGTCGTATTTTTCGGCGTCCTCTCCGCCGCGTTCCTCGATTTCCGGGGCCTCATGCCGACGCGGCTCGCACACGCGTTCGCGGCGATGCAACTCGGCCCCGCGACACTCGCCGCCGTCGCCGGCAGTGCGCTCGCCGCCGGCTCGGTCGCGCTGCTGTTGATCGTCACGCTGCTCTTCGGCCGCGTCTATTGTTCCGTCATTTGCCCGCTCGGGATTCTCCAAGACGCTATCGCACGCCTGCGACCACGCCGCCGCACCGCGACGCGCTTTGCTCCGGAAAACAAAACCATCCGCTACGGCTTCCTGACCAGCGCGCTTCTCGCAGTCGCCCTTGGCGCGACCGGCGTGGCCTTCACACTGCTCGATCCCTACAGCCACTTCGGCCGCATCACCGCGACGCTCGGCCGGACCGCACTCGTGATCGGCAACAACACACTCGTTCCCGCCGCGCAGACGCTCGGCTGGCAGGCGCTCTATCGCGTGCCTCCACCGGCCCCGCCGCTGGGACTTGTGCTGTTCGCGACAATCGCCGCCGTCACCGTCGCCGCCCTGGCGCTCTGGCGCGGTCGGATTTACTGCAACACGGTCTGCCCGGTCGGGACAATTCTCGGACTGCTCTCCCGCGTCAGCGCGTTTCGGCTGACCATCGATCCGGCCGCCTGCACCAAATGCGCCGATTGCCTGCGCGCGTGCAAAGCGCAGTGCATCGATCTCCGTGCGGGGCGCGTCGACGCCTCGCGCTGCGTTGCCTGCGCCAACTGTCTCAGCGCATGCCGGCACGGCGGCATCGCATATCGCTTCGCCTGGCGCCGCACGCAGCGTGCGCCCGATCCCCAGCGACGCGCGCTCGTCGCCGGCGCACTGGCCGTCCCTCCGTTGGCCGCCCTGCAAGCCGTCGCCGCCGCGCCGCGTCGCGCACCCGTCGCGCCCCCCGGCGCGCACAGCGCCACCCGCCTGCTTGACCGTTGCACCGGTTGCCAGTTGTGCGTGACCGCCTGCCCCACGCAGGTGCTGCAACCCGCAGTGTTCGACTACGGCTGGCTCGGATTCGCCAAGCCGCACCTCGATTTCGAGCGCGCCTTTTGCAACTTCGATTGCCATCGCTGCGGCGACGTCTGCCCAACCGGGGCGATTCTGCCGCTCGCACTCGCCGACAAGCGCCTCACGAGCGTCGGCACGGCGCAGTTCGAACGCTCCCGCTGCATCGTCGAAACCGACGGCACCGATTGCGCCGCCTGCTCCGAACACTGCCCGACCAAGGCGGTGAACACCGTGCCTTTCCGCGACAACCTCCGTCTCCCCGCGGTGAACGAATCGCTGTGCATCGGCTGCGGCGCCTGCGAATTCGCCTGTCCCGTGCGTCCGCAGCGCGCGATCACCGTCACGGCGCGCGCGACGCACACGCGCGCCGCCCAGGCGGTCGAGGCCAGGCCGCAGTTGCCGAAGCCGACGGGCGATTTTCCGTTCTGA
- a CDS encoding DUF1294 domain-containing protein, producing MTARATDRAVGVLLALAALLILPGVALWPWLQRSGGEWLLVPTVLSAVSFASYAFDKGRAVRGGGRLPEAQLLAIDALGGWPGGLVAQQLLRHKTAKPSYQFVFWLIVASYEAGAAWWLSR from the coding sequence ATGACGGCTCGCGCGACGGATCGGGCGGTCGGGGTGCTGCTTGCGCTCGCTGCGTTGCTCATCCTGCCCGGAGTGGCGCTGTGGCCTTGGCTACAACGCTCCGGCGGGGAGTGGCTGCTGGTTCCGACGGTGCTGTCCGCGGTGTCGTTTGCGAGCTATGCGTTCGACAAAGGCCGGGCGGTCCGCGGAGGCGGCCGGCTGCCGGAAGCGCAGCTGCTCGCCATCGACGCGCTTGGTGGTTGGCCCGGCGGTCTCGTCGCGCAGCAGCTGCTGCGGCACAAGACGGCGAAGCCAAGTTACCAGTTCGTGTTCTGGCTGATCGTGGCGAGCTACGAAGCCGGCGCGGCGTGGTGGCTTTCCCGGTAA
- a CDS encoding ABC-2 family transporter protein yields the protein MFSLAHYARIWLASARYAVVRTLMFRGDFFVWALVELFWMTVNVLMVSVIYEHTKTVAGWTKYEMMLLVGTSMLIQRFLMGFFWSSIFEMGRNIRTGNFDFFLAQPGNVMFTATTRKLDPDSLINSLVALSVVIYSARQLHLSPGLADIALYALLVFCGVVIHYSVLVLSLSAAFWMTSAQGIEGSYFTLSEFSRLPRQAFIGLTKVAFVWVLPMVLVSNVPAHTLLHGFDWRLTLWVVALAAGWFAVTVFVFHRGLRRYSSASS from the coding sequence ATGTTTTCCCTCGCCCACTACGCCCGCATCTGGCTCGCCTCGGCCCGCTACGCCGTCGTGCGCACGCTGATGTTCCGCGGCGACTTCTTCGTCTGGGCGCTGGTCGAGCTGTTTTGGATGACGGTGAACGTGCTCATGGTCTCCGTAATCTACGAGCACACCAAGACCGTGGCCGGTTGGACCAAATACGAGATGATGCTCCTCGTCGGCACCTCGATGCTCATCCAGCGGTTCCTGATGGGGTTTTTCTGGAGCAGCATCTTCGAGATGGGGCGCAACATCCGCACGGGCAACTTCGACTTCTTCCTCGCGCAGCCGGGCAACGTGATGTTCACGGCCACGACGCGGAAACTCGATCCGGACAGCCTGATCAACTCGCTCGTGGCGCTGTCTGTCGTGATCTATTCGGCGCGCCAGCTGCATCTCTCGCCCGGCCTTGCGGATATCGCGCTGTATGCGCTGCTGGTTTTCTGCGGCGTGGTCATTCATTACAGCGTGCTCGTGCTGAGCCTCTCGGCGGCGTTCTGGATGACGAGCGCGCAAGGCATCGAGGGCAGCTATTTCACGTTGAGCGAATTCTCCCGGTTGCCGCGGCAGGCGTTCATCGGCCTCACCAAGGTCGCCTTCGTGTGGGTGCTGCCGATGGTGCTCGTGAGCAACGTCCCCGCGCACACGCTGCTGCACGGCTTCGACTGGCGGCTGACGCTCTGGGTCGTCGCTCTGGCGGCGGGCTGGTTTGCGGTGACGGTCTTCGTTTTCCATCGCGGGCTCCGGCGGTATTCGAGCGCGAGCTCGTGA
- a CDS encoding alpha/beta hydrolase, which produces MLRVVPFVLLLVTMLSATEHPVIPLWPEGIPGAKPHAKPFVVDATGRVSEVHEPRLTVWPAAPGKANGTAVVICPGGGYAILSEQREGVRYAEWLNELGVTCFIVRSRLKEYGHPAPLRDVLRAMRIVRSRAAEFAVDPHRIGIIGSSAGGHLASSASTLYDHADGKTGAALDTVSARPDFALLLYPVILMDGPHIHVGSRNNLIGEHAAPELVALMSADRQVNKETPPTFIIHAEDDHSVPVENALAYYTALRRAGVPVEMHLYEKGGHGFAMEATHPQTAQWPQRAETWLRSHGWVK; this is translated from the coding sequence ATGCTGCGCGTCGTCCCCTTCGTCCTGCTGCTCGTCACCATGCTCTCCGCGACCGAACATCCCGTCATCCCACTTTGGCCCGAAGGCATTCCCGGCGCCAAGCCGCACGCTAAGCCCTTCGTCGTCGACGCCACTGGCCGCGTCTCGGAAGTCCATGAGCCCAGGCTCACCGTGTGGCCGGCCGCGCCCGGTAAAGCCAACGGCACCGCCGTCGTCATCTGTCCGGGCGGCGGCTACGCCATCCTGTCCGAGCAGCGCGAGGGCGTCCGCTACGCCGAGTGGCTCAACGAACTCGGCGTCACCTGCTTCATCGTCCGCTCCCGCCTGAAAGAATACGGGCACCCCGCGCCGTTGCGCGACGTTCTCCGCGCGATGCGCATCGTGCGCTCGCGCGCCGCGGAGTTCGCTGTCGATCCACACCGCATCGGCATCATCGGCTCCTCCGCCGGCGGCCATCTCGCCTCGAGCGCGTCGACGCTCTACGACCATGCCGACGGCAAAACCGGCGCCGCACTCGACACTGTGAGCGCCCGCCCGGACTTCGCATTGCTGCTTTACCCCGTGATCCTGATGGACGGACCGCACATCCACGTCGGTTCGCGCAACAACCTCATCGGAGAGCACGCCGCGCCCGAGTTGGTCGCGCTCATGTCGGCGGACCGGCAGGTGAACAAGGAAACGCCGCCGACCTTCATCATCCACGCGGAGGACGACCATTCCGTGCCGGTCGAGAACGCGCTCGCCTACTACACCGCGCTGCGCCGTGCCGGCGTGCCGGTGGAAATGCATCTCTACGAAAAAGGCGGCCACGGCTTCGCGATGGAGGCCACGCACCCGCAAACCGCCCAATGGCCGCAACGCGCCGAAACATGGCTCCGCAGCCACGGTTGGGTGAAGTGA